TGTTGACACAAACCGCTGCACCACTGTTGACGGCGCTCGCATTGTTACATTCGCAGCGAGTGTCACCCAACTTGCAATTTGTTAATCTAGTGACGGCTGAAGCAATGCAGGCAGTGGCACACGCAGGGATAGTTGGAAGTGCGCGTGCAAGCATCAAGTCGCCCACAACTTCCAGAGAAGGACCAGGAGTGATGAAGGCCGCGGCTGGTCCATTGGAAAGATGCGCGACTGGCGTGGGAACCGTATCGGCTTGACGAGCTCTGATGTGCAGAGCTGAGGAACTCGACgcgaaaaggaaagaagagactAGCAGCGCAAGTGAAGTCGGTAGATTCTGCATGTTGACCATGGTGAGCAAATCCGGCTTGTAGGTGCCACCCTTTAGACAGGTTTTGGTTCTCACGGAGAGCAGCACAAtgagaaaagacaaaatcGCCAGGAGGGCGGACTGATATTTCTGATCCGGCATCCCAGCAgtattataaagctattcCCGTTAGCATGCTGGCGTGGGGATTCATGGCCCGATAGCATCTAGCATCGTGACCTTTGGAGCGGGCCATGAATTTCTTGCAGGGGTCGTGCACTCGCACTTGTCGTCGCCTCATTCGTTTGCAAACACGGGGCGAGGCATTCTCGACACTCTGCCAGTGCACATTGGGAAGACCCTTTGGGCACTAGGCCACTTGACAGAGGCCGTAAATTCCGTCGCGGAACGCAAAGCCGCACACCAACTCTGCGTCGGGGACGAAGCCTGATTGGAAGTCCATCACATTGGGCATGGCGGCCAATTAGCACAGATGCAGTCCGAGGTCGAAATAACAAGGGGCCAATTCAGCCTGCAGATCAATATTGGATGCAAGTGGTCCCGCGCTTCCCCCCCGCGGACCTTTTGGCAGAATCCAACGTTCAAGGTGAGGGATAAACGGTTGACGTTTTGTGAGATTTCAAAGCGCTTATTGATTGTGTTATATTCGATAAGCCGGATACACTCGCGTCTCGTCTTGTCtatttcttcattcttcgtcaagatgaggacgaaaGACGAAAGACGAAGCCTTTGATGCCTTCGGCTAGCATCAGCCGCAATAGACGTCAAACAACCATCTGGGCGCTTAATCGAGTCGAGCTTGGCGTCGAGCTTTAACGCGCCGCCGTTGCCGGTTTCCCGAAATTTAGTCAAGCCCGCCATTCTCAGCCTCACCATATGCAGCAGATACGGGGAGACAACCCTCTTTTCgctttttggtgtttttgacAGGTTAATCCGCCCGTCCAGTGTGCTTAGTTCTCACCACGTCGAGGGCCCAGGTCAAGCTTTTCGTCCCGTCTCCTGCCGAGACCTTTTTGACGCCATGTTATTTCCCACGGATTTAAAATCGCTGCAATGCCACCCCCGTCTTTTGTCGCTCCGATTGCCGGCTGTGCCCCCCGTTTAGCCCGAGGACACTACCTTAACTACCTCGTGCGGCAGGCAGCAGAGAGCTAGTTGGCGTGGCAGTGTTTGATAGAGCTGTTTCACATATTGAGAAGCTGACGACAGTGTCgatccaagaagcagaaggggaagaaaaagaagcttggtTGCCTGGTTAAAGTGCTAAAGAATCGGATCAACTCTAAGCCCTCTTGCGGAGCGGAGCTGGTGCTCCTTCCCAGAATGAAGCTTAATCGGTATTGTTGAAATAAAGCGGGGCCCTTTCCGTTTGAAGGAATTCGATTTCTGATTGTTTATCAAAAGATCCTTGCATTCCACGTGATTATGTGACGGCCAGTTGTCCAATTACAAGGTCTGTGATGTTGATAAGAAATCTGCCTCGGTAGGAGCCACATGGTTGGTACTGTGGCTCGTGAGCTCTTGTCTCTCTGTGGCTGGTGCACGCATCTGCACGAATCAAGTGAAGGCCGCAGATGCAGCGAGTCAAGCATCAAATTCAAAAGTGGATGATGGCTGTACATACTTTGTTATTCACCAGCAATTGACATATAgagttttgtttgcttgcctATGCAATTCGATAGCAGCCTTATATAGCCTCAATCACAAGTCACCGTCTTATACAATCATCCTTCACTCCCAAACAGACCAATGATCTCCCAGAACCGCCTCACGGGTCCCGAGATTACCGAATCCGGGTCCAGGAAGGAAAATTGTGGGCCTCCCGTCGACACGGCGATCTCGCAGCAAAAAAAATAGAGCGCCTCATCTCTTTAAACTCAACCTTGGAAACTATAAGATACCACGATTTAATATCAAGTATAAAAGGATTTAAAAGCCCAGATTCGCGGGgtgtttgctttttattcGTCCAAAACTTCAGTCACAATGGCGTTCACAATGCATGCCCATTCGGGCCAGTTCTGCCCTGGCCATGCCGTCGACCAGCTTGAGGACATTATCCTGCACGCTATATCTCTTGGATATAAAACTATTGGCTTGACAGAGCACATGCCTCGCTATGAAGAACAAGACTTGTATCCAGAAGAGGTATGTCTCACGTTACCATGCATCTATTTGTTTCCAAGCTTGGTTTATTACCTCGCGTTACACAGCATTCTACTCACACCTACCCCTCCATCACATATTCACATGTCActcattctctctcactcaccCTCTCACACAACCACACACTCATTCTCTCTTACTCAACTTCTCACACAACCACTCACTCATATCCCCTTCACTCACCCATCTACCACCCAAATCTCACAAATATATCTAACTCTCAAACCCACTTAGCTCTCCGACCCCCAAGCCTCCCTCCAAGCCCTTCCCCCCCGCCACGAAGCCTACATCCTCGAAgcccgccgcctccaaaaGAAATACTCCCCCCAAAtccacatcatcatcgccttcgaAGCAGAATTCATCCGCCCCTCATACGCACCCCTCGTCCAAGCCCTCTTCGACGCATCCTCCCACGTCGACTACTTCATCGGCTCCGTCCACCACGTCCACAGCATCCCCATCGACTACGACAAGGCAACTTACGCCGCTGCCGTCACTGCAGCTGGAGGCTCAGAGGAACGGCTTTATGAGGATTACTACGATTTGCAGTATGATATGCTAAAGGCTTTGAAACCGCGCATTGTCGGCCACTTTGATCTTATTCGTCTTATGAGTGAGGACCCGGGCAGGGATGTCAGACAGTGGAAAGGCGTTTGGGAAAAGATTCAGCGGAATCTTGAGTATGCTGCGAAGATTGGGGCTTGGCTGGAGTGTAACTCGGCGGCCCTGAGAAAGGGCCTCGACGAGCCTTATCCTGGTCGAATCATTTCAGAGGTAAGTTACACCTACATGAGAGCATTTCTCTTCAAGGTATCAACATCAGTGTAAATCTTACTAAACGGTGAAATCATAGGAATGGCTCAAACTGGGCGGTAAATTCACAATGTCCGACGACAGCCACGGCATCGCCCAAGTCGCCACAAACTACAGCCGCGCACTCACATTCCTCGAAAGCCTCGGCGTAAAGCACGTCTGGACTTTCGAGCGCAAAGACCACCCCGAAGCAGGAGAAACCACAAAGGCGGAGCTCAGCGATGTGGGCGTACCTCTCAGCGAATTTCGTCGAAATTTTTCATAAAAACCACTTCACTTTTATCATCCCGGAAACAGAGGTACAATAAGACACTTCACTTCTTCTCATTCTGGAAAATAGAGGTACAATAGGCCATAATAGGTTAAAGATTTTGCTTTCAGGGGAGCATACAAGATTAAGATATAGAAGGAACTCAAAGACCATCTATAAAAGATAGAGTAGAATAAATAGCTTCCGACAagatttttgtttttctttgtttgggAACGGGTATCATGTAATGAGAGCAGCCCAGCATTCCAAAGGCTGGTGCCAAGTTTGGCAAAGGGGTGCTTAGTAGCTAGAAAACAGTTGGTCtcgaaaaaagagagaacgagCTTCAACAAGCGCTAAACAGGCAAAATAAAGGGCAAATGAACTCCTACCCATTCCGTGCTCCGTACCGTACCGTCCGAGTGACATAAGAAATCTAATACCATctccttttttgctttttcacAGTAACACTTCACTTCCTCGGTGGGATGGTACCACTTGGCTTCCTCTGAGCCTTGTTCTGGGGTGAGGGGGTGCGGTTGGCCGATTGCTTAGGGGCAAAGGGAATGGTTCCGCTGCTGCCATACTGGAAAAGtgcgctgctcttcttcttaagGAGGCCAGGCATGACCATTGGGTTGCCAGCCGGGAGTGTCGGGGGCATCCACTTCAGCGGCTCCTGAGGAGCAACTGAGACCGGGGGTGGCCCTTCAGGTTGGTACTGGTAAAAATCGGCCGTCTCATCGACTGCTTTCGTCGAGCGAGGGGAGCTCACGTTTGGAACAGCCTGTCTCGACTCGGGAGAAACAGTTCGTGGCGTGAAATGTTCCAAATTGGGCGTTGATAGGCTGCTCTCAGAGGCGGTCGATAGCGCCGGCATGGTGCCATCTGGGGATGCGGCATTGATTGTGGGCCTTGAGCTGTTGGGCGTCTTGAGGCCGCTAGACTCTACGGATCTGTTGGTGCTGGCAGATGACGTGCGCAGCTCTGACTTGGcgacggcagcggcggctgcggctgcggcttgTTCGGCTTCGAGGCGAGCCTTTTCCCGTGCCTCCTTTTGTGATTGGGTGATCAAGTTGattttgatcttcttgatgcccttggTGATCTTATCCATGTCGTCAATAGTAGCGTCCAGCCTTGCACCTGCAGTTGCTGTAGTTGTTTCTGCAGGACTTTCCCTTCCGGCTTCATGCATTGGTGACCTGAGGGCCGGCTCGCCATGAGCCGTGGTCGGCCTTGACCTTCTAACAGTGATTCTTCCGGTAGAACCGGAGCTCTGCGCTTGGTTGCCTGCCATTGAGATAGGCCTCCCGGCGATGGGGCCCGCAGATGTTGAAGGGCGAAGCGGTAACTCCTCGTTGATCGTAGCGGCACGAGAAATGCTGCGCTGTTGCGTGGGAGCAACGGACGACGTGCTAAGCCGACGGTTATTCCCCTTGGGAGGCAAGCCAATAAGAGGCTGCGGTGTCTGGCCGCGAGCAGTTGCCTGATAGCCCATGTTAATCATTGTTTGATGTAAAAGAGGGTAAGGAGGGGGTTGTAAACTGCATGCTCACCTTTTCTGCCGCAATTGCTGGAGTACCTACAGTTCGTCTCCGGTCCCTTGTCTGCCGAGCACTGTTCTCCTCTTGAATGGGATCAATAGCCCTTGGCTTACGATCACGAAGCGACATTCTTGATGTTGACCGTTCGAGATCCGGCGTGGCAGTGGATTGCCTACTTTGCCGCGCACGAGCTGCCTCTGGATTCAAGTCGTCGGCCGTGTAGCTGTCGGTTTGGCGATCCTGTGGGATGAGGAGCTTTGAGAGTTCGTTGGCAGCGACCGTCCACGGAACCTCAGGTGGcgagggagatggagatcGGCTAGAAGTGGTAGACCTGTTGACCAGCGTCGACATGCTTCGTCGCATTTTGAGGGGATCCACGGCCCTTGCCGTAGAAGCTTGGGTCGGTGTACAATAGGTTGGAGGAGTAACCATAcgcggcttctttggcgtAACAACAGGAAGTCCTACTGTGGCCTCCAATTTCTCAAGTTCATCAGCCGACCACCACGAAGAATCGTAAGGGTTTATGGAAGATAACGCTTGTCCAAAGTActcgtcatcgtcgttgtAGACACTTTGCCCGAAAGAAAGACGGCCCTGACGAGGCACGTTCTGCTTCCCAACAAGACCGCTCAGGTGGCTGAGAATGCCCGAGGTCAAAGCCCTATTGCTATAGCCACCCTCCAAGACACTGACGATGCGACCTTCGACAAAGAGgccctcctcagcagcaagctgAACAATATCTTGTGTGAGCCGCGCGTAGAACTCTGTGGGCACATTGACCTTGTGACGCTGCATGCCAGCACTCTCCCATTCACTGGCGTCAAAGCCAGCAGACAGAAAGATGACGGCCCGCGGTTTAGCGCCTGCGTCTTGTAGCTTCTCTGCCTGCGCTTTAAGATAGCTGCGGGCCTTGTCGAGAAGTATTGTGTACTTGGTCTCATAAAGGTCCCAGAAATCTTCAACTGTCTTCCACggctggagatgggcgtTCCAGACGTTTTGACCGTGGGCATTCTCGATGCAAATACTGGCTTTCATAAtcttgtcatcatcgccgtttTCGCAAGGATATGAGTTGATGTCGTGCAAGCTGAAGTAACCAATAGATGTCCTCTTCCAGGCGGCATGGCTCTTGGTGGCAGCCATTGACCGAGAGTTGTGCGCCCAAGCAATGGCCTGAGAGCCATCTCCGTGGTGCAAGTCAAAGTCAATGATGGCGGCATGAGTCAGTTCGTGGTTCAGAATGCCATGCATAATTCCAACATGGACATTGTTGACCCAGCAGAAGCCAGACGGAAGGTTGGCAGAGCAATGGTGCCCAGGAGGCCGA
The sequence above is drawn from the Trichoderma breve strain T069 chromosome 5, whole genome shotgun sequence genome and encodes:
- a CDS encoding PHP domain-containing protein — encoded protein: MHAHSGQFCPGHAVDQLEDIILHAISLGYKTIGLTEHMPRYEEQDLYPEELSDPQASLQALPPRHEAYILEARRLQKKYSPQIHIIIAFEAEFIRPSYAPLVQALFDASSHVDYFIGSVHHVHSIPIDYDKATYAAAVTAAGGSEERLYEDYYDLQYDMLKALKPRIVGHFDLIRLMSEDPGRDVRQWKGVWEKIQRNLEYAAKIGAWLECNSAALRKGLDEPYPGRIISEEWLKLGGKFTMSDDSHGIAQVATNYSRALTFLESLGVKHVWTFERKDHPEAGETTKAELSDVGVPLSEFRRNFS
- a CDS encoding histone deacetylase domain-containing protein, giving the protein MASPPNTEPPRRAATNSRDKDAGLSQSLSQLSLGQRGPRSPGLSPLPSPSTPLTPLNLSRHASPSSSALTPSLSPSGRESRAATPTLVRKASMNSLHSANGVGPSRSLSRRSSLGQVVSPGLRASFGAPEPEWRPPVTPSSVASGHFKEELEAHHGPVSTLYTETVVVLNDAVYGHRFARPRTPKSALSNIVERPERIKAGILGVAAAYVRLGERHSDGALPILPKGNVHMLPSIPFRIHKTDRRLPLLSPAVTNVHGTKWMEELKNMCESAEAVLARGGKELQRPASTATAEKLHEGDLYLCSESLDAIEGALGAVCEGVDAVFSAGPRRAFVAVRPPGHHCSANLPSGFCWVNNVHVGIMHGILNHELTHAAIIDFDLHHGDGSQAIAWAHNSRSMAATKSHAAWKRTSIGYFSLHDINSYPCENGDDDKIMKASICIENAHGQNVWNAHLQPWKTVEDFWDLYETKYTILLDKARSYLKAQAEKLQDAGAKPRAVIFLSAGFDASEWESAGMQRHKVNVPTEFYARLTQDIVQLAAEEGLFVEGRIVSVLEGGYSNRALTSGILSHLSGLVGKQNVPRQGRLSFGQSVYNDDDEYFGQALSSINPYDSSWWSADELEKLEATVGLPVVTPKKPRMVTPPTYCTPTQASTARAVDPLKMRRSMSTLVNRSTTSSRSPSPSPPEVPWTVAANELSKLLIPQDRQTDSYTADDLNPEAARARQSRQSTATPDLERSTSRMSLRDRKPRAIDPIQEENSARQTRDRRRTVGTPAIAAEKATARGQTPQPLIGLPPKGNNRRLSTSSVAPTQQRSISRAATINEELPLRPSTSAGPIAGRPISMAGNQAQSSGSTGRITVRRSRPTTAHGEPALRSPMHEAGRESPAETTTATAGARLDATIDDMDKITKGIKKIKINLITQSQKEAREKARLEAEQAAAAAAAAVAKSELRTSSASTNRSVESSGLKTPNSSRPTINAASPDGTMPALSTASESSLSTPNLEHFTPRTVSPESRQAVPNVSSPRSTKAVDETADFYQYQPEGPPPVSVAPQEPLKWMPPTLPAGNPMVMPGLLKKKSSALFQYGSSGTIPFAPKQSANRTPSPQNKAQRKPSGTIPPRK